From a single Hippopotamus amphibius kiboko isolate mHipAmp2 chromosome X, mHipAmp2.hap2, whole genome shotgun sequence genomic region:
- the LOC130841374 gene encoding putative MAGE domain-containing protein MAGEA13P: MPHSQKSQCDKSEVGFQAEKEAQSQADAQVPVAEAAASSLSALIQGTPEVVPAAGTQSAPQSSQGACSSSTATEAIPLSKSNEGSSGQEEDPSTSQASEFLFVDMLNEKVTELMQFLSAKYVTKEPITKAEMLRNVIKEYKHLFPVIFLRVCEYMEIVFGFEVKEVDPISHSYVLVKMLDLTYDGMLSDDQGMPKTGLLMLVLGVIFLEGNRAPEEKIWRVLNMVGVYVGQKDFICGEPKKFITKELVEEKYLEYQQVPNSDPQHYEFLWGPRAYAETSKMKVLEFFAKVSGASPTAFSCCYAEALRDDKERAQARAAGEDDDSAMASGSSSVMSSSFSCSE; encoded by the coding sequence ATGCCTCACAGTCAGAAGAGTCAGTGTGACAAATCTGAAGTAGGCTTTCAGGCTGAAAAAGAGGCTCAGAGCCAGGCAGATGCACAGGTTCCTGTAGCTGAGGCTGCCGCCTCCTCGCTCTCTGCTTTGATCCAGGGCACCCCAGAGGTTGTGCCTGCTGCTGGAACACAAAGTGCTCCCCAGAGTTCTCAGGGAGCCTGCTCCTCCTCGACTGCCACTGAAGCCATTCCATTGAGCAAATCAAATGAGGGCTCCAGTGGCCAAGAAGAGGATCCAAGCACCTCCCAGGCTTCCGAGTTCTTGTTTGTTGATATGCTAAACGAGAAGGTGACTGAATTGATGCAGTTCTTGAGTGCCAAGTATGTAACAAAGGAGCCCATCACAAAGGCAGAAATGCTGAGGAATGTCATCAAAGAGTACAAGCATCTCTTCCCTGTGATCTTCCTCAGAGTCTGTGAGTACATGGAGATTGTCTTTGGCTTTGAAGTGAAGGAAGTGGACCCCATCAGTCACTCCTATGTGCTTGTGAAGATGCTAGACCTCACCTACGATGGGATGCTGAGTGATGACCAGGGCATGCCCAAGACCGGCCTCCTGATGCTTGTCCTGGGCGTGATCTTCTTGGAGGGCAACCGTGCTCCCGAGGAGAAAATCTGGAGAGTGCTGAATATGGTCGGGGTGTATGTTGGGCAGAAGGATTTCATCTGTGGGGAGCCCAAGAAGTTCATCACCAAAGAGTTGGTAGAGGAAAAGTACCTGGAGTACCAGCAGGTGCCCAACAGTGATCCTCAACACTATGAGTTCCTGTGGGGTCCCAGGGCCTATGCTGAAACCAGCAAGATGAAAGTTCTAGAGTTTTTTGCCAAGGTTTCTGGGGCTAGCCCCACTGCCTTCTCATGCtgttatgcagaagctttgagAGATGACAAAGAGAGAGCCCAGGCCAGAGCTGCTGGCGAGGATGATGATTCTGCCATGGCCAGTGGAAGCTCCAGTGTCATGTCCAGCAGCTTCTCCTGCTCTGAGTGA